From Haloarcula hispanica ATCC 33960, the proteins below share one genomic window:
- a CDS encoding beta propeller repeat protein, which produces MHTAYAALGDRVLVGDGHSGWDDGLIGHDIECVAAEAAEPDRAFVGTVDAGLQRTTDGGATWESALDAGDRVTSVTVSPHDADVVWAGTEPSAVYQSTDGGETWTEKPGLTELDSASRWSFPPRPDTHHVRWIALAPDDPEQVYAAIEAGAFVRSPDGGGRWVDHPEGARRDNHTLATHPDAPDRVYTAAGDGYALSTDRGTTWTHPQEGLGHRYVWGLAVHPDDPDCIVVSAASGPRSAHSTSGESYVYRWDGDRWRQSMDGLPGPAGLARPILTADPDDGFLALTNHGLFQSKRGETWTREGPDGVGWPVEYDQVPSGLAVV; this is translated from the coding sequence ATGCACACCGCCTACGCTGCGCTCGGTGACCGCGTCCTCGTCGGCGACGGCCACAGCGGCTGGGACGACGGCCTCATCGGTCACGACATCGAGTGCGTCGCTGCAGAAGCGGCGGAACCGGACCGTGCCTTCGTGGGCACCGTAGACGCTGGTCTCCAGCGGACGACCGATGGCGGAGCGACGTGGGAGTCGGCCCTTGACGCCGGGGACCGCGTGACGAGCGTCACAGTCAGCCCACACGATGCCGACGTGGTGTGGGCCGGAACGGAGCCGAGCGCGGTCTATCAGTCGACCGACGGTGGAGAGACGTGGACTGAGAAACCCGGGCTGACGGAACTGGACTCGGCTTCGCGGTGGTCGTTCCCGCCGCGGCCCGACACCCACCATGTCCGGTGGATCGCCCTCGCACCGGACGACCCGGAACAGGTGTACGCCGCCATCGAGGCCGGCGCGTTCGTCCGCAGTCCCGACGGCGGCGGGAGGTGGGTCGACCACCCCGAGGGCGCGCGGCGGGACAACCACACGCTGGCGACTCATCCCGATGCCCCGGACCGGGTGTACACCGCCGCCGGCGACGGCTACGCGCTGTCGACGGACCGCGGGACGACGTGGACGCACCCACAGGAGGGGCTGGGCCATCGGTACGTGTGGGGGCTGGCCGTCCATCCTGACGATCCGGACTGCATCGTCGTCTCGGCCGCCAGCGGCCCCCGGTCGGCCCACAGCACCAGCGGCGAGAGCTACGTCTACCGGTGGGACGGCGACCGGTGGAGACAGTCGATGGACGGTCTACCGGGGCCGGCGGGACTGGCCCGGCCGATTCTCACCGCCGACCCGGACGACGGCTTCCTCGCGCTGACGAACCACGGCCTGTTCCAGTCAAAGCGCGGGGAGACGTGGACTCGGGAGGGTCCCGACGGCGTGGGCTGGCCGGTCGAGTACGACCAGGTCCCGAGCGGACTGGCCGTCGTGTGA
- a CDS encoding S9 family peptidase gives MSDPESGATDPETVLEELARLPTLAHPTASPNGDEVAFYYDVSGRNELHVLDVESGTHEQWSDGEVPRNARWHVEWGADGERVFFHLDDDGNEQNDVYAIERDGSVEAVVEMDGQVVIQDVGRDGEALLVGSTRDGQMNLYSHDLGSGETAKLTDYDRAVHTGILSPDGSQLAYTTNETDDFDNMDVYVSDADGSDPENLDIGITGAEAAPADWGPDGDRLLVVDNSEDLSRSGVYDLATDEVTWFGGEYEEEPQALLPDGERFLAVRTREATKVPVVYAIESGEERELDLPEGVASFGMMGGDPVLSGDRLLALHTTPTRRPELLAYDLDTDETEALVEAEYGPFSPDDFADAEYFTIESDGVPETRQAAVEYDSYDTLEIGCLLYDSGERPSPLIVNPHGGPRGMDSKSFDLYTQFLVHRGFSVLQVNYRGSTGHGREFIRELYDDWGGAEQGDVASAAEHVLATCEWVDEDRIVVFGGSYGGYSAYWQMVQYPDLYDAGVAWIGLTDLEDQYENTMPHYRTELMEKNMGTPAENPELYEERSPITHADNLDAPLFIVHGVNDRRVPVSQARLFRDALEVAGYTEGPDGDFEYRELGEEGHASSDIEQKTRLFRLLDGFLDRRIGTETVAADD, from the coding sequence ATGTCCGACCCTGAAAGCGGTGCGACGGACCCCGAAACGGTACTGGAGGAACTCGCCAGACTCCCGACGCTGGCCCATCCGACGGCGTCCCCCAACGGCGACGAAGTGGCCTTCTACTACGACGTGAGCGGGCGCAACGAGCTTCACGTCCTTGACGTCGAGAGCGGCACCCACGAGCAGTGGAGCGACGGCGAAGTTCCCCGGAACGCCCGCTGGCACGTCGAGTGGGGAGCCGACGGGGAGCGGGTGTTCTTCCACCTCGACGACGACGGCAACGAACAGAACGACGTGTACGCCATCGAGCGCGACGGGTCGGTCGAGGCAGTCGTCGAGATGGACGGGCAGGTGGTGATACAGGACGTCGGCAGGGACGGTGAGGCCCTGCTGGTCGGGTCGACACGCGACGGCCAGATGAACCTCTACAGCCACGACCTCGGGAGCGGCGAGACGGCGAAGCTGACCGATTACGACCGCGCGGTTCACACGGGCATCCTCTCACCCGACGGCTCGCAGCTGGCATACACGACCAACGAGACCGACGACTTCGACAACATGGACGTGTACGTCAGCGACGCGGACGGGTCGGACCCGGAGAACCTGGATATCGGCATCACTGGCGCGGAAGCCGCCCCAGCCGACTGGGGACCCGACGGCGACCGCCTGCTGGTCGTGGACAACAGCGAGGACCTGTCCCGGAGCGGTGTCTACGACCTGGCGACGGACGAGGTAACGTGGTTCGGCGGCGAGTACGAGGAGGAGCCACAGGCGCTCCTGCCCGACGGCGAGCGGTTCTTGGCCGTTCGGACCCGCGAGGCCACGAAGGTGCCCGTCGTGTACGCCATCGAATCCGGCGAGGAGCGCGAACTCGACCTGCCAGAGGGCGTCGCCTCCTTCGGCATGATGGGCGGCGACCCGGTGCTTTCCGGGGACCGCCTGCTGGCGCTACACACGACGCCGACGCGCCGCCCCGAACTGCTCGCCTACGACCTCGACACCGACGAGACGGAGGCGCTGGTCGAAGCCGAGTACGGCCCGTTCTCACCTGACGACTTCGCCGACGCGGAGTACTTCACCATCGAGTCCGACGGCGTGCCAGAGACGCGGCAGGCCGCCGTCGAGTACGACTCCTACGACACGCTGGAGATCGGCTGTCTGCTGTACGATTCCGGCGAGCGGCCGTCGCCGCTCATCGTCAATCCTCACGGCGGCCCGCGCGGGATGGACAGCAAGTCTTTCGACCTCTACACGCAGTTCCTCGTCCACCGGGGCTTCTCGGTGTTGCAGGTGAACTACCGGGGCTCGACCGGCCACGGCCGCGAGTTCATCCGCGAACTGTACGACGACTGGGGCGGGGCCGAGCAGGGCGACGTGGCCTCGGCCGCCGAGCACGTCCTCGCGACGTGTGAGTGGGTAGACGAGGACCGCATCGTCGTCTTCGGCGGCTCCTACGGCGGCTACTCGGCGTACTGGCAAATGGTCCAGTACCCTGACCTGTACGACGCCGGCGTCGCCTGGATCGGCCTCACGGACCTCGAAGACCAGTACGAGAACACGATGCCACACTACCGGACTGAGCTCATGGAGAAGAACATGGGCACCCCGGCGGAGAACCCGGAGCTGTACGAGGAGCGGTCGCCCATCACCCACGCCGATAACCTCGACGCCCCGCTGTTCATCGTCCACGGCGTCAACGACCGTCGAGTCCCCGTCTCGCAGGCCCGCCTGTTCCGCGACGCGCTCGAAGTCGCCGGCTACACCGAGGGACCGGACGGCGATTTCGAGTATCGGGAACTCGGCGAGGAGGGCCACGCCTCCTCCGACATCGAGCAGAAAACGCGGCTGTTCCGCCTGCTCGATGGCTTCCTCGACCGCCGGATCGGGACCGAAACGGTCGCCGCCGACGACTAA
- the uvrA gene encoding excinuclease ABC subunit UvrA — translation MSKDIIEVRGAEEHNLKDVDVEIPREELTVVTGLSGSGKSSLAFETVYAEGQRRYIESLSAYARNFLGQMDKPQVENVEGLSPAISIDQKNAANNPRSTVGTVTELHDYLRLLYARVGTPHCPECGREVGEQSAQNMVSRLLELPEGTRAKLCAPVVRDQKGAFEDLFDDLVSEGYSRVEVDGEEFDLTMDRPHLDENYDHTVDVVVDRVKISPDARSRITDSVETALDEADGTLKVILPDPAEGAAETLGGSDARATGDLADGDEADDGAAAGRLVVELSEDLACTHCGIDISEIETRSFSFNSPHGACPECEGLGETKEVSEDLVVTDPTKPLKHVFEPWSYDRTYYSRQLDNVAEHFGVELSTPFEELDESIQRQFLYGTDSRVHFEWRTKNGTREKTERFEGVIPNLERRHVETDSDRAREHIEEFMATTTCPACEGTRLKAESRAVLVDGTSITEVNEMSISDALAHFEGMEEHLSSRDRKIAEEILKEIRARLGFMTEVGLDYLTLDREASTLSGGESQRIRLATQIGSGLVGVLYVLDEPSIGLHQRDNDRLLNTLEELRDLGNTLLVVEHDTETMRRADQIIDMGPGPGKRGGEVVVNGPMEEVIDTEASVTGEYLSGERTIPVPDSRREADGELTVRGARQHNLADLDVSIPLGTFTAITGVSGSGKSTLMHDVLYKGLVRRMNDTDVNPGEHDAIDGLDNVETVRLIDQSPIGRTPRSNPATYTNVFDHIRELFAETNLAKQRGYEKGRFSFNVKGGRCEGCGGQGTVTIDMNFLSDVTVPCEECGGARYNDETLDVTYKGATIADVLDMTVEEAYDFFESHGGIRRRLELLKDVGLDYMRLGQPSTTLSGGEAQRVKLAEELGKKDSGETLYLLDEPTTGLHPEDERKLIDVLHRLTDDGNTVVVIEHELDLVKNADHIIDLGPEGGENGGELVAEGTPEDVARADASYTGQYLRDLLPNVDLEGPRADRELSAEQPAADDD, via the coding sequence ATGAGCAAGGATATAATCGAGGTCCGGGGGGCCGAGGAACACAACCTCAAGGACGTCGACGTGGAGATCCCCCGCGAGGAACTGACAGTCGTCACCGGGCTGTCGGGGTCGGGCAAATCCTCGCTCGCATTCGAGACGGTATACGCCGAGGGCCAGCGGCGCTACATCGAATCGCTCTCCGCCTACGCACGGAACTTCCTGGGGCAGATGGACAAGCCACAGGTCGAGAACGTCGAGGGCCTGTCACCGGCCATCTCTATCGACCAGAAGAACGCGGCCAACAACCCCCGTTCGACGGTTGGGACCGTCACCGAACTGCACGACTACCTCCGCTTGCTGTACGCGCGCGTCGGGACGCCCCACTGTCCGGAGTGTGGCCGCGAGGTCGGGGAACAATCCGCCCAGAACATGGTCTCCCGTCTTCTCGAACTCCCCGAGGGGACCCGCGCCAAGCTGTGTGCGCCGGTCGTCCGCGACCAGAAGGGAGCCTTCGAGGACCTGTTCGACGACCTCGTGAGCGAGGGGTACAGCCGCGTCGAGGTCGACGGCGAAGAGTTCGACCTCACGATGGACCGCCCCCACCTGGACGAGAACTACGACCACACCGTCGACGTGGTCGTGGACCGCGTGAAGATCTCGCCGGATGCCCGCTCGCGCATCACGGACTCCGTCGAGACGGCACTCGACGAGGCCGACGGGACGCTGAAGGTCATCCTTCCGGACCCGGCGGAGGGTGCAGCCGAGACGCTGGGCGGGTCGGATGCCAGGGCGACCGGCGACCTCGCCGACGGAGACGAAGCGGACGACGGAGCCGCCGCGGGCCGCCTCGTTGTCGAACTCTCCGAGGATCTGGCCTGTACCCACTGCGGCATCGACATCTCCGAAATCGAGACGCGGTCGTTCTCGTTCAACTCACCCCATGGAGCCTGTCCGGAGTGTGAGGGGCTGGGCGAGACCAAGGAGGTCAGCGAGGACCTCGTCGTCACCGACCCGACGAAGCCGCTCAAGCACGTCTTCGAGCCCTGGAGCTACGACCGGACGTACTACTCGCGGCAACTGGACAACGTCGCCGAGCACTTCGGCGTGGAACTCTCGACACCCTTCGAGGAACTCGACGAATCCATCCAGCGGCAGTTCCTCTACGGGACCGACAGCCGTGTCCACTTCGAGTGGCGGACCAAGAACGGCACCCGAGAGAAGACCGAGCGCTTCGAGGGCGTCATCCCGAACCTGGAGCGGCGACACGTCGAGACAGACTCGGACCGCGCTCGCGAGCACATCGAGGAGTTCATGGCGACCACGACGTGCCCGGCCTGTGAAGGGACGCGGCTCAAAGCCGAATCGCGGGCGGTGCTCGTCGACGGCACCTCGATCACCGAGGTAAACGAGATGTCCATCAGCGACGCGCTGGCCCACTTCGAGGGGATGGAGGAGCACCTCTCGTCCCGGGACCGGAAAATCGCCGAGGAGATTCTGAAGGAGATTCGCGCCCGCCTCGGCTTCATGACCGAGGTGGGTCTGGACTACCTGACGCTGGACCGCGAGGCCTCGACGCTCTCTGGTGGTGAGAGTCAACGCATCCGGCTGGCCACCCAGATCGGCAGCGGCCTCGTCGGCGTCCTCTACGTCCTTGACGAACCCTCCATCGGCCTCCACCAGCGGGACAACGACCGCCTGCTGAACACGCTGGAGGAACTGCGGGACCTCGGGAACACGCTGCTGGTCGTCGAACACGACACCGAGACGATGCGCCGGGCCGACCAGATAATCGACATGGGTCCCGGCCCGGGCAAGCGCGGCGGCGAGGTCGTCGTCAACGGCCCGATGGAGGAGGTCATCGACACTGAGGCGTCGGTGACCGGGGAGTACCTCTCGGGCGAGCGGACGATTCCGGTGCCCGACAGCCGCCGCGAGGCCGACGGCGAACTCACGGTTCGGGGCGCTCGCCAGCACAACCTCGCCGACCTCGACGTGTCCATCCCGCTCGGGACGTTCACTGCCATCACGGGCGTCTCGGGGTCGGGCAAGTCCACGCTGATGCACGACGTGCTGTACAAAGGGCTGGTCCGTCGGATGAACGACACCGACGTGAACCCCGGCGAGCACGACGCCATCGACGGCCTCGACAACGTCGAGACGGTGCGGCTCATCGACCAGTCGCCCATCGGCCGCACGCCGCGGTCCAACCCGGCGACCTACACCAACGTCTTCGATCACATTCGCGAGCTGTTCGCCGAAACGAACCTGGCGAAACAGCGCGGCTACGAGAAGGGCCGGTTCTCGTTCAACGTCAAGGGCGGCCGCTGTGAGGGGTGTGGCGGCCAGGGGACGGTCACCATCGACATGAACTTCCTCTCGGACGTGACGGTCCCCTGCGAGGAGTGTGGCGGCGCGCGGTACAACGACGAGACGCTGGACGTGACCTACAAGGGCGCGACCATCGCCGACGTGCTCGATATGACCGTCGAGGAGGCCTACGACTTCTTCGAGAGCCACGGCGGCATTCGCCGCCGGCTGGAGCTCCTGAAGGACGTGGGCCTGGACTACATGCGCCTGGGCCAGCCATCGACCACCCTCTCGGGCGGGGAGGCCCAGCGGGTGAAACTCGCCGAGGAACTCGGCAAGAAGGATTCGGGCGAAACGCTGTACCTGCTGGACGAGCCCACGACCGGGCTCCACCCCGAGGACGAGCGCAAACTCATCGACGTGCTCCACCGGCTCACCGACGACGGCAACACCGTGGTCGTCATCGAGCACGAGCTCGACCTGGTGAAAAACGCCGACCACATCATCGACCTCGGGCCGGAGGGCGGCGAGAACGGCGGCGAACTCGTCGCCGAGGGCACCCCGGAGGACGTGGCCCGGGCCGACGCGTCCTACACCGGGCAGTACCTCCGTGACCTGCTGCCGAACGTCGACCTAGAGGGGCCGCGAGCAGACCGCGAGCTATCGGCCGAACAGCCGGCTGCGGACGACGACTGA
- a CDS encoding LURP-one-related/scramblase family protein: MGTSDYDIKGIDLSDDSYTVEQSLVRNKYKAMDAAGNVVLRGKQKMMKMKEEFPFVDANDNEVFQVKAGGIIDVAGNYVLTDSKTGEDIVILDNDYSIFQDTWKIRDASTEAKIAEITSQGALVTIARNVVPFGGWIPHKYEISDQDGNHVGNIDGQFSLKDRYEITIDDASTVPKEPIIAAAMVIDAIQGN, from the coding sequence ATGGGAACGAGCGACTACGACATCAAGGGGATCGACCTCTCCGACGACAGCTACACAGTCGAACAGAGTCTGGTCCGCAACAAGTACAAAGCCATGGACGCCGCCGGGAACGTCGTCCTCCGCGGGAAACAGAAGATGATGAAGATGAAAGAGGAGTTCCCGTTCGTCGACGCAAACGACAACGAGGTGTTCCAGGTCAAGGCCGGCGGCATCATCGACGTGGCCGGCAACTACGTCCTGACCGATTCCAAGACCGGCGAAGACATCGTCATCCTCGACAACGACTACTCCATCTTCCAAGATACGTGGAAGATTCGGGACGCCAGTACCGAGGCGAAGATCGCCGAGATCACCTCACAGGGCGCGCTCGTGACCATCGCCCGAAACGTCGTCCCGTTCGGCGGCTGGATTCCCCACAAGTACGAGATCAGCGATCAGGACGGCAACCACGTCGGCAACATCGACGGGCAGTTCTCGCTGAAAGACCGCTACGAGATTACTATCGACGACGCCAGCACGGTTCCGAAGGAGCCGATCATTGCCGCGGCGATGGTTATCGACGCGATTCAGGGGAACTGA
- a CDS encoding DUF7532 family protein: MHFTQREQQALRDAGVEQATIEAASDAVVEATDDAAGELEAFFDGRETVYSDMDIAHSSSEIQEHTVEYCDLFTHADDIRGYLRFDTWGVPVEGGRVLSDEKVELSLGPTVHGRVRFAADEDAL, translated from the coding sequence ATGCACTTCACGCAACGCGAACAGCAGGCGCTCCGCGATGCTGGCGTTGAGCAAGCGACCATCGAAGCGGCCTCCGACGCGGTGGTCGAAGCCACCGACGACGCGGCCGGAGAACTGGAAGCCTTCTTCGACGGCCGCGAGACGGTGTACTCCGATATGGATATCGCTCACAGTTCCAGCGAGATTCAGGAACACACCGTCGAATACTGCGACCTGTTCACCCACGCCGACGATATCCGGGGATATCTGCGCTTCGACACTTGGGGCGTCCCGGTCGAGGGCGGACGCGTTCTGAGCGACGAGAAAGTAGAGCTCTCGCTGGGGCCGACAGTCCACGGACGGGTCCGCTTTGCCGCCGACGAGGACGCGCTATGA
- a CDS encoding DUF402 domain-containing protein, whose translation MTVRVRGIYATALTQLLREADHEVVQASGPIEDRFDGEFADERAAVTVVTTDDQQGVGVVGDRDVAETVTDRLTEIGRDTLRWDDPTPEGAIYAGTVTETLGSGAVVDLGDGEGFLPYSSSDERVATGDTLRVQVVEASAPWTNGRPVLDTTVAVRGSLLSLVRGGTANRSGTGGPAMLDLIAAEPRDGWGVSWESVSEDASFDALAAALDAANDRSAAIDASLDGADAPEDCAPTRYDEGRSTTWLWFGRESRFALDEVRREVTATMPGHHRVKAGDRAASAAVDYVEALCDDPETGETDFPFAVTTRQFGPQVGGSLSLGHGKPGGRLITLGNGEVQSVDDDGTVTIEREMSPGGTYDGLGVPKEAGDIAETKVKEGRWWYPTVYRDSDGEKKGTYVNVCTPVEIFPDTARYVDLHVDVVKHADGTVERVDDDELDAAVERGHISEPLAERARSVAAAVKSALE comes from the coding sequence ATGACCGTCCGGGTCAGGGGCATCTACGCAACGGCGCTGACCCAGTTACTGCGCGAGGCGGACCACGAGGTCGTCCAGGCATCGGGTCCTATCGAGGACCGCTTCGACGGCGAGTTCGCCGACGAGCGGGCGGCGGTCACCGTGGTGACGACGGACGACCAGCAGGGCGTCGGCGTCGTGGGGGACCGCGACGTTGCCGAAACAGTCACCGACCGCCTGACTGAAATCGGTCGGGACACGCTCCGCTGGGACGACCCGACGCCCGAGGGCGCTATTTACGCCGGCACGGTAACGGAGACGCTGGGGAGCGGCGCTGTTGTCGACCTCGGCGACGGCGAGGGCTTTCTCCCGTACTCGTCCTCGGACGAGCGCGTCGCGACGGGCGATACCCTCCGGGTGCAGGTCGTCGAGGCGAGCGCGCCGTGGACGAACGGCCGCCCCGTGCTGGACACCACCGTCGCGGTTCGCGGGTCGCTCCTCTCGCTCGTGCGCGGCGGGACCGCCAACAGGTCGGGGACCGGCGGCCCGGCGATGCTGGACCTCATCGCCGCAGAGCCCCGGGACGGCTGGGGCGTTTCGTGGGAATCGGTGAGCGAGGACGCGAGCTTCGACGCGCTGGCTGCGGCACTCGACGCCGCCAACGACCGTTCGGCGGCCATCGATGCATCGCTCGACGGGGCCGACGCGCCCGAGGACTGCGCGCCGACCCGTTACGACGAGGGACGTTCGACGACGTGGCTGTGGTTCGGCCGCGAGAGCCGGTTCGCGCTCGACGAGGTCCGCCGCGAGGTGACGGCGACGATGCCGGGCCACCACCGCGTGAAGGCCGGGGACCGCGCGGCCAGCGCCGCTGTGGACTACGTCGAAGCGCTGTGTGATGACCCCGAAACCGGCGAGACGGACTTCCCCTTCGCCGTAACGACCCGGCAGTTCGGCCCGCAGGTCGGCGGGTCGCTGTCGCTGGGTCACGGCAAGCCCGGCGGTCGACTCATCACGCTAGGCAATGGCGAGGTCCAGTCCGTCGATGACGACGGGACGGTGACAATCGAACGCGAGATGAGCCCCGGCGGCACCTACGACGGCCTCGGTGTTCCGAAGGAGGCCGGCGATATCGCGGAGACGAAAGTCAAGGAAGGGCGCTGGTGGTATCCGACGGTGTACCGCGACAGCGACGGCGAGAAGAAGGGCACCTACGTCAACGTCTGTACACCCGTCGAGATATTCCCCGACACCGCCCGGTACGTGGACCTCCACGTCGACGTGGTGAAACACGCCGACGGCACCGTCGAGCGGGTCGACGACGACGAACTCGACGCGGCCGTCGAGCGGGGACACATCTCCGAACCGCTGGCCGAGCGCGCCCGGAGCGTCGCCGCCGCTGTCAAGAGCGCGCTGGAGTGA
- a CDS encoding LVIVD repeat-containing protein has translation MRRRTVLRRLALAGTGVGLATGTTRGHPMPTGDGTAEPAASDTPTGEDPLGVLEMETVYEVVTSLDGHTAYVATGDGIALVDLVTPTSPRLLSRRTDLLAESDDGPIQRVQDLAVSGSRLLAAGPAHPADGAHGFVVFDVSDRQAPERIAGLELDTRVHNCHFDGRYAYLTANDRDGNPLLVADIEAEEEVGEWSLLDAGDAWTDVPTSLWPLHDVWVEDDRAYLAYWDGGTWVVDVSDPSDISLVAKVRGRSPEDLAAIEDPGTERSEPPGNDHFVTVNEDASLLGVGGESWDLADDDSGGPSGIDLYDISDPTDAELLSTLDPPPTSDPSPGGILTTAHNFELTDNRCYSAWYNGGVRVHDLTDPTAPELAFEWRDTETTSFWTAQRAAGCFVAGSTNASQGTEVQPGLYTFPDPRIRTPTADPSATGDEGGGANSTDGTSLGVGGPGFGVGSAVAAVGLAAWRARRRQD, from the coding sequence ATGCGCCGCCGGACGGTCCTCCGACGACTCGCCCTCGCAGGCACAGGTGTCGGCCTCGCTACGGGGACGACCCGCGGCCATCCGATGCCGACCGGAGATGGGACAGCCGAGCCAGCGGCCTCCGACACCCCGACTGGCGAGGACCCGCTGGGCGTGCTAGAGATGGAGACGGTGTACGAGGTCGTTACCAGCCTCGACGGACACACGGCCTACGTCGCGACGGGGGACGGCATCGCGCTCGTCGACCTCGTCACGCCGACCAGTCCGCGACTGCTCAGCCGACGGACCGACCTGCTGGCCGAGAGCGATGACGGGCCAATACAGCGTGTACAGGACCTCGCTGTCAGCGGCTCACGGCTGCTGGCCGCCGGTCCCGCTCACCCCGCCGACGGCGCTCACGGTTTCGTCGTCTTCGACGTGAGCGACCGGCAGGCTCCGGAGCGAATCGCGGGCCTCGAACTGGACACACGGGTCCACAACTGTCACTTTGACGGCCGCTACGCCTATCTGACCGCGAACGACCGCGACGGCAACCCCTTGCTCGTGGCCGATATCGAAGCCGAAGAGGAAGTCGGCGAGTGGTCGCTGCTTGATGCCGGCGACGCCTGGACCGACGTGCCGACGAGTCTCTGGCCGCTGCACGATGTCTGGGTGGAGGACGACCGGGCCTACTTGGCGTACTGGGACGGCGGGACGTGGGTCGTCGACGTATCAGACCCGAGTGATATCTCGCTGGTGGCGAAGGTCCGCGGGCGCTCCCCCGAAGACCTCGCCGCCATCGAGGACCCCGGGACCGAGCGGAGCGAACCGCCGGGCAACGACCACTTCGTGACGGTCAATGAGGACGCGTCGCTGCTGGGCGTCGGCGGCGAATCATGGGACCTCGCGGACGACGACAGCGGCGGCCCCAGCGGCATCGACCTGTACGACATCAGCGACCCGACCGACGCCGAACTACTGTCGACGCTCGACCCGCCGCCGACCTCGGACCCATCGCCGGGTGGCATCCTTACGACGGCACACAACTTCGAACTGACCGACAACCGCTGTTACTCGGCGTGGTACAACGGCGGGGTCCGGGTCCACGACCTGACGGACCCGACCGCGCCTGAACTCGCGTTCGAGTGGCGCGACACTGAAACGACCTCGTTCTGGACCGCCCAGCGCGCCGCCGGCTGTTTCGTCGCCGGGAGCACGAACGCGAGCCAGGGGACCGAGGTCCAGCCCGGGCTGTACACGTTCCCGGACCCGCGGATACGGACGCCGACAGCGGACCCGTCGGCCACAGGCGACGAGGGCGGCGGCGCTAACAGCACTGATGGCACCTCCCTCGGGGTCGGCGGCCCCGGCTTCGGCGTCGGGTCGGCGGTTGCAGCGGTCGGGCTGGCAGCCTGGCGCGCCCGACGCCGGCAAGACTGA
- a CDS encoding geranylgeranyl reductase family protein has translation MHDVVVVGAGPAGSRYARQAASRGLDVVVFEQGEIGKPLACSGHVSTDIWEFTEDARDELFQNEISGARFHTGGPGSQDHPFYKDEVISNVIDRVGLDKHLAGLARDAGADVREAHSVVGVTEDRDGVTVEVRGDDGVEAHRAKMVAGCDGPKSRVRRELDLPEPDELLHGVLGFSDEVDHTDFVDVHLTVPRFFAWRIPRGEAGVEYGLAVPPGDDARGRFEEFVDGYGVETDHRCSGLIPIGPPKRVTGRRSFLVGDAAAQTKPFTGGGIRYGMTAADHAAREIDSEDPATLGEYERAWRDDLRQEIRLGHAVRAGYSAPEPIQKAGMKAFEGEIGVHMDRPTTLFSREQLAALFSRS, from the coding sequence ATGCACGATGTTGTGGTGGTCGGCGCGGGTCCGGCTGGGTCCCGGTACGCGCGTCAGGCGGCGAGCCGGGGGCTCGACGTGGTGGTGTTCGAACAGGGGGAGATCGGCAAGCCGCTGGCCTGCTCGGGCCATGTGAGTACAGATATCTGGGAGTTCACCGAGGACGCCCGCGACGAACTGTTCCAAAACGAGATCTCCGGCGCGCGGTTCCACACCGGCGGCCCCGGGAGCCAAGACCACCCATTCTACAAGGATGAGGTCATCTCGAACGTCATCGACCGCGTCGGCCTGGACAAGCACCTCGCAGGGTTGGCCCGCGACGCCGGTGCGGACGTTCGAGAAGCACACTCCGTCGTCGGGGTCACCGAGGACAGGGACGGCGTCACCGTGGAGGTCCGCGGCGACGACGGCGTCGAGGCGCACCGAGCGAAAATGGTTGCCGGCTGTGACGGCCCGAAGAGCCGCGTCCGGCGGGAACTCGACCTCCCGGAGCCCGACGAACTGCTCCACGGCGTGCTCGGGTTCAGCGACGAGGTGGACCACACCGACTTCGTCGACGTTCACCTCACAGTCCCGCGCTTTTTCGCCTGGCGCATCCCGCGGGGCGAGGCCGGCGTCGAGTACGGGCTGGCTGTGCCGCCGGGCGACGACGCCCGCGGGCGCTTCGAGGAATTCGTCGACGGCTACGGCGTCGAAACCGACCACCGCTGTTCCGGACTTATCCCCATCGGCCCGCCGAAGCGGGTCACCGGCCGGCGGTCGTTCCTCGTCGGCGACGCCGCCGCCCAGACCAAACCCTTCACCGGCGGCGGTATCCGCTACGGCATGACCGCGGCCGACCACGCGGCCCGGGAAATCGACTCGGAGGACCCGGCGACGCTGGGCGAGTACGAGCGTGCGTGGCGCGACGACCTCCGGCAGGAAATCCGTCTGGGCCACGCGGTCCGGGCGGGCTACTCCGCGCCGGAGCCGATACAGAAAGCCGGGATGAAGGCCTTCGAGGGCGAGATCGGCGTCCACATGGACCGGCCGACGACGCTGTTCTCACGGGAGCAGTTGGCGGCGCTGTTCTCCCGGTCCTAA